tgtaagccgtgctatgtcgcatgtgtcgcactggtttactgtcaataatttacttttaaatgcaaaaaaaactaagtgtgtgaaatttattttaccaaatgtaaagaaagttaataaaaatataataataaatggagaatcactaaaaatggaagattccacagtttttctgggcatgaccttggattgtaagcttcagtggggtacccatatagatacactagcaggtaaactaagctcggctgcctacgccgtcaggaaaattagacagattactgacgtagaaacagcaagacttgtttacttcgcgtactttcatagtgtgatgtcttacgggatcttattatggggcaaagctgctgatattgaaactatattcatattgcagaaaagagctgtacggtcaatatataaacttaaatcacgtgaatccctccgtgaaaaatttaaagaaattggtatacttacggtagcctcacaatacatttataacaatatagtatttgtaagacaacatattagtctttataaacaaaaagtggatataaacagtcgacttacaagaaatggtcataaattagtgacatctgcatatcgtctgcgaaaggtgcagaagtcatttgtgggattgagtatacgcttttataatatgattcctaaggtaattttggacctaccaatgcataagtttaaagaatgtgttaaaacacatttattatacaattgatgagtttcttaatgacaaggttgcttggaagcatccggctccgctttcatctctcacaagatagaaaaatgaatgttaaaatataaaatgtaaatttttgatgttggaaaagagcaactgctgagtttcttgccggcttcttctcggtagaatctgccttccgaaccggtggtagagtcactacacacggacagacttgacgtttcaaaagtgcttgtattaggcctacttgaaataaatgaattttgaatttgaattttgaattttgaatttttgaattttgaagattACTGTAAAAGGCGATGTAATTTTTTCCTATCGTAATGTACACAAAACTTCATTACGATaagccaaattttatttttaagttgataattttaaggaattaaataaaagGTTTCATCCTTAGGTCCTAAAGTCCAGGCTTATTTAGTTTCGTGACTGGTATCGACCATTTTGTCTGTAAGGATTGCGATCCGTAAATTAAGAGGTACCTAATGTAGAACGAAGAGTTCGAAATAACCcgaataatttgattttatgtCAGAGGTATTTTTGTGAAGATAATGTATAATGGAATAGGTTTTGAATACGCGTTGTCTCGATTTACAGGACACAAACAAAATAGTGGGTAGGTTCACCAAAATACCCGACCCAGGAGTGGCACAAATAACCAGCTGCAGGGGACAGAACGATACAGTCACCCACACCTCGCCTGATGAGAAACCGCCTCTGAACTTCATGTGGCAAGCGCCAAAGGACTTCTTGGGCGGGGTCGAGTTTAGGTAAGACAAACTACCGTCAAGCAACACCGATTATAATTTATGGGCATATATCAAATTAACTAGCCAACCGCCTCGTCTTCGCACGGTCGCAATGTAGCTACTAATGTGGGACAGTTTGGCGTAACTAGTACAATTCTGACTTAGGTTTACTCAGCGTTTGCAATGCAAACGAACATTTTTGCAAAGTCGCCTGTCTATGGGTAATCGGTATTCGTCGTGTGCTCAGAAAGTATTGAACTTAAAACCTCACATTTTTACCATCGCATTGAACGGCGAGCCTACATGTCGAAGGTTTGCACTGCTCGGTCTGTTAGAAGCCGAAATGCCATCAGAAGCCGAAACCAGAAGCTTCCATCTTCACGTCTATCTTGCATCTACTTTACATGAAGGACTTTACATGAGGACTTATATACTAGGATTTCAGAGATACGTCATAAAGTCAAACCCCACTGTCCCTTCAAACGAGGATAGACAACCAGGACGGTGGCatgattttttaacaattttatttaatttcgctATCCCGTTAAAGGGAACGCGTTCAACGGGGACAACGGGACTACGTATCGACTGGAAGAGCCGTTCAGTAAGGTTACCTGAATGTaaggatattaaaattgattgccTTACATACTTcatgtatattttttcttattcatcAAGTAGTTAGTATATGGTCCagcacataaataattaattaaatacatatactacgacaatacactcatcgtcatcgagccccaaagtaagcgtagcttgtgttataggtactaagatagctgttgaatatttttataaatataatacacataaatacttataatatacagattaacagccaggcactgaaaaacaatcatgttcatcacaaataacattttccagttgtgggaatcgaacccacggcctacgactcagaaagcaggctcgctgcccactgcgccaggcggccgtcataacataacttagaaaccaagtagattaataaaataaaatattaactcacAACGAAAACATTTTGCTGTGCTCTCGTTACTTCTTAAACTTGTAAACTACAGTTATTAATTAGATACTCGAGTTTTATATTTTCGACCGACACACCATTGttcaaacattttctttttttgtcgCGATCTTGGGAACCGCTAAACAattgtacaaatatttaaagATCTTAAGATTAATTCACTGAACTGAAACCTACGTTGCTCCTTATTAAATAAGCATTTTTGCTGTGTAACATATTGATAACTTCGTTTTCAAACTCATACTTATTGCATAACTTTGTTGTATTTTTACTGGTATTCTTCGGACGCGGCTTGTATTTAAATgcactattaaatttttaattaaatttatctgcaatatttaaaaaaaaaaaattacttttaactaaATTCGTATAGTTATGAACGTGGGAAAAAATTCTAAGGATTTCAGTTCCGCACTTAATCTCAAATTACCTTGAGCTAAAAACCTTGAGTCGAGAGTTTATCTTAGTCTGCGAGTTAATATGATGAAGCTACTTTGGACTTCcgaattaaatttttctaacgagaagaatcaaaaatgctattttatagtaggtacctaactccCTATTTTTTGCGTATTAATTACCTTAAGCCTTTGTGATTGTTTTTCGACAGAGCTACAGTAGCCCAAGGTTATGCAACATTCTGGAAGAACGTGGAATCGCCGCTAGTGGAAGTGGTAACGCCTGAAACGGAGATCATGACCACCGAACCCTCGTACACCACGAGGAGGCCTTTGCACGGCCCACCAGTCATCATGGAGAATAAGGTTGGTAAACgagattttaattataaaatagagaGAAGACCCGGATATAAACTAAATGAACATTTAACAAAGTCCTTCAGGCTGTATAGTTGACTGTACCTAAGTTCTTCTGAGCAATCCTTTTAAACTTATcctaatactagctgttgcccgcgacttcgtctgcgtttgtgtttgttttttgagacacatggacgTTAAATTTAGGTTTAGTTGTAcggaaatttttaagttgtatattctaatataaaaaaaaaatctactcgcataaacaatatctgaaaagaactgtctgaccagtctcagctcctcctatcacttacaaaaaatagtaatcgttataggacgaatcgaaatcgcattgttagttgatttatatgctaaaggttaacgaagaacatttctatcattttttatatagtccttgtgtaaaatcgtcaaactttttcattacctctcccaaaggaactgaccttaatttcgggataaaaagtatcctatattacttctattacctccaagaatatttttccaaattttcatgatgatcggttcagtagtttttgcgtgaaagcgtaacaaacaaacttacattcacatttataatattagtagggatagggattagatACTTCTTTTAATACTAGTAGGTAGAGCTCctccggggaagttctaccaTCATGCGTATTTCTGTCGCTAAACAGCATtattgtgttccggtctgaagggcgtggttgccggtgcaattacaggcgcatgagacttaacacctacgcctcagtttgatggacacagggcggaaatTCGAAGGGCGTGTTTTTGCATGCGTGCGAAGCGTTACTTTGTTAATAAGCATTGGTTTTTCACCTAAAATCAGGTGAACTATCTGCTGCTGctgccgtcaattattactttaaaaaaacaccaaTATAAACTAAGTGTAATTCTTTCAGCCAACTACAACACCGGCTCCATTTGACCTAATCTACCAAGGATGCGCGGACACCAAACTCTGCTTCGGCGTACCCCAAAACTGCATCCAAAGTGGAAACTGCAAAGCAATTGTCGCTATATTCGTTGCTGGAGACACTTACACCTTCGAAATCCAGGGAAGTGACAATCCAAAGTACGTCGCAGCTGCTCTGAGTATGGACAACAAAATGGGAGACGATAGCGCGATGGAGTGTGTTAGGAACGATAACGGAAGAGTCAACCTCTTCACGTCTTGGACCTATCCTAAAGTTGAACCTTACGTCAGAAGGTCGGATTCGCCTCAAAACATAGTGCAGCTGTTGGAATCCTCGACTATTGATGGCAAATTGTATTGTAAATTCAAGAGAGATACCGTTTCGACTGTGATGGGACAGACTTTTGATTTGGCGAACAATCGGTACAATTTAATGGTTGTTTCTGGGAATTCTATGAAGGGTGAGTTTTATTGTTGCACTATACGTAGCTAAGCTAAGCTTTTtttacttactaacattatttacttacttcctttatatactttagaacattatggactcACTCGCTTTATTTgctaacgtacattatttacttactttctttatattcttaagtactacagagcacgagagagaaataaattttacttttttctatagaaaatagtaaaatttatttcctAAGTAGTACTCAAGTAGTACAAAGGAAGTGAGTAAATAGTATAAAGcgcgtaagtaaataatgaacgttAGTGTTTaaagcaagtaaataatgtactcaagtatataaagTGCGTACGAAAGTAAGCGAATAaatgaagaaataaattttactattttctatagaaaatagtaaaatttattttttcatatggGTCTACTAAGGGAATCTAGTTTCTaggaataaaaacatataaggtttatataaatgtttatttaaactcgtgttttttttaattcgcagAGGCAGACAGAGTTGGTTTCCACGGCCTGGCGTACGAAGCGACTGGGCAACCTCTTTCATTAGCCTCGGTAGGCACTGCCGCCGGTGGCTCCAAATTACTGCTAAAACTGCACGGCAGCTTCATGATAATCGCTTGGCTGGGCGCCGCGTCACTGGGTATTGTGCTGGCAAGGTGAGCTGACGCGaaatatattcatcattcaCTCGTTGTTTTCTATTTAACCATAATTTTACAACTATGACgtctgattttaaataaatatgcagtCTAAGTGGAGCAAACGGtgaaaaaattttttatctGCACTTAACGACGTACCGAAgcgtaaaatttaatattccctttaattttttttttttaaataaataataaacatactacgacaatacatcgccatctcaaagaaagcgtagtttgtgttgactgaagaatattgttatgaataatttttattagtgtttcacCTActcttggaggaattatcaatttacagtcgctataagactgatgtgaaaggcatatactaatttcggcatcgacggcagcagagccgtagcttaattggagaaagcgctcaggccgcgattgccagagagtcgcaggttcaaatcatgtcggttccaaaaaattttatatgcattttaaatttataaaattgttataaataatatacagatctatatagcataagtatttatgtttatataatatataaagatacagATAAATTGGGATGACTTTACTGGTAGGATTGAAATTAGCCGGGGCTGTAGCTGGCCACCTAGCTAAACTTGATACCTACTTTCTAAAGCGAACACCGCTGTGTCGTCAAATTATACCATTACAATCCATTGGTAGACATAGAACTACCCTAAAAACTCCCGTTTGCTCATGCCTAACTACCCTTCAGTACAATCATAAACTTTCCATAGTGACCTACATGGGCAGGaacaaatactttatttaaattatcaattaCGTTACATTGATAGTAATATTaggtttatttcatttaattttattttattttacagataTTTCAAAAAAACCTGGGACGGAAAAACACTTGGAGGCGTCGACATTTGGTTTGCAGTAAGTTGATTGTCCTATAATGAACTAAGTGaaaaaatcattataatatgaatagttaaaaaataattttaattaattattaatgattattCTTCAACCTCATGATATTTAGTTGGGGCTACACGGTACTACAAAATACATAATCATTTAAATCATGTTACCGGACTTTTTGCTATATTGCCtcaaaaaatatagatatataggtaATCTTTATTCAAAATCCTTCATAATAAATCCAGGTTACTAAATAAAGTAGCCCCTCGTTGTTAATCTGTTATGAGAAGGATCTTTTCCAGTAACACAGAATCTTAGTTGCCCTGACGTGGCGGCTTAAAGTCTAAAACTTATTTGAAACATAACAGAATACCCGGATGCATATTCATCGACATCTTTCGACTGTTAATTGATAGTGAttctttttaaaagtaataaagattaAAGCAGTAAAAAAACCTAAAGAGCCATTAAGTATAAAGATAATAAGAGCAATTAAATAAAGGAAAGATTTAAATATCGGAAAGAAGCAGggattactttgcggaagttcATGATTTACTCCGGAAAAAGCACTAGAACCTAGATATATAAACGTTAATTGATAGTGAGTAGGGATTCTtttcaaa
This sequence is a window from Pararge aegeria chromosome 1, ilParAegt1.1, whole genome shotgun sequence. Protein-coding genes within it:
- the LOC120637235 gene encoding putative ferric-chelate reductase 1 homolog isoform X2, which encodes MLPRKRNMRLMLVALLSLVKYTHQYGSGAPPLACLDQIPRHNGIQAQTSVPPYAIYTSTAQVRQGDTLNVTIGSPFGAPTPIGGFILQAREIQDTNKIVGRFTKIPDPGVAQITSCRGQNDTVTHTSPDEKPPLNFMWQAPKDFLGGVEFRATVAQGYATFWKNVESPLVEVVTPETEIMTTEPSYTTRRPLHGPPVIMENKPTTTPAPFDLIYQGCADTKLCFGVPQNCIQSGNCKAIVAIFVAGDTYTFEIQGSDNPKYVAAALSMDNKMGDDSAMECVRNDNGRVNLFTSWTYPKVEPYVRRSDSPQNIVQLLESSTIDGKLYCKFKRDTVSTVMGQTFDLANNRYNLMVVSGNSMKEADRVGFHGLAYEATGQPLSLASVGTAAGGSKLLLKLHGSFMIIAWLGAASLGIVLARYFKKTWDGKTLGGVDIWFAYHRILMVLTWVLTVGGFILILVEVGGWQTTGDNPHAITGIVTVLLCFIQPIGAFFRPHPGTKNRPIFNWLHWFVGNSAHILGIATIFLAVYLQKAELPPWTVFVLTAYVVFHVLTHVVLSFSGFRKHLLGVYAPIILLFVIAMICLVALAPIGSTYNNLMGA
- the LOC120637235 gene encoding putative ferric-chelate reductase 1 homolog isoform X1; the encoded protein is MLPRKRNMRLMLVALLSLVKYTHQYGSGAPPLACLDQIPRHNGIQAQTSVPPYAIYTSTAQVRQGDTLNVTIGSPFGAPTPIGGFILQAREIQDTNKIVGRFTKIPDPGVAQITSCRGQNDTVTHTSPDEKPPLNFMWQAPKDFLGGVEFRATVAQGYATFWKNVESPLVEVVTPETEIMTTEPSYTTRRPLHGPPVIMENKPTTTPAPFDLIYQGCADTKLCFGVPQNCIQSGNCKAIVAIFVAGDTYTFEIQGSDNPKYVAAALSMDNKMGDDSAMECVRNDNGRVNLFTSWTYPKVEPYVRRSDSPQNIVQLLESSTIDGKLYCKFKRDTVSTVMGQTFDLANNRYNLMVVSGNSMKEADRVGFHGLAYEATGQPLSLASVGTAAGGSKLLLKLHGSFMIIAWLGAASLGIVLARYFKKTWDGKTLGGVDIWFAYHRILMVLTWVLTVGGFILILVEVGGWQTTGDNPHAITGIVTVLLCFIQPIGAFFRPHPGTKNRPIFNWLHWFVGNSAHILGIATIFLAVYLQKAELPPWTVFVLTAYVVFHVLTHVVLSLTVCVSEGRISNGRVNSFPMKDMLGQSRQITAVDRSTDAPFSGFRKHLLGVYAPIILLFVIAMICLVALAPIGSTYNNLMGA